One segment of Methylocella silvestris BL2 DNA contains the following:
- a CDS encoding invasion associated locus B family protein, producing the protein MLPTQNDWTKVCGKDQAANKEICYTTRDFSSQKDQPPVLALAVYDIKGEDTRIVRLLMPVGLMLRPGFRFTIDKGQPLEGGFEICFPNGCFAEAKVKGTTIAELKKGTVMTVDVKNQANNLVTFGVPLAGFDKAFDGPAVDPKVLEEQQKKLQAELQKRAEDERKKLETQKTDGTGGAAPPVAPAKP; encoded by the coding sequence TTGCTGCCGACGCAGAACGACTGGACCAAGGTGTGCGGCAAGGATCAGGCCGCCAACAAGGAAATCTGCTACACGACGCGCGACTTCAGCTCGCAGAAGGATCAGCCGCCGGTTCTGGCGCTCGCCGTCTACGATATCAAGGGTGAGGACACGCGCATCGTCCGCCTTCTGATGCCGGTCGGATTGATGCTGCGTCCGGGCTTCCGCTTCACGATCGACAAGGGCCAGCCGCTCGAAGGCGGCTTCGAAATCTGCTTCCCCAATGGCTGCTTCGCCGAAGCCAAGGTCAAGGGGACGACGATCGCGGAGTTGAAGAAGGGGACGGTAATGACCGTCGACGTTAAGAATCAGGCGAACAACCTCGTCACCTTCGGGGTGCCCCTCGCCGGCTTCGACAAGGCGTTCGACGGGCCGGCGGTCGATCCCAAGGTGCTCGAGGAGCAGCAGAAGAAGCTCCAGGCCGAGTTGCAGAAGCGGGCCGAGGACGAGCGCAAGAAGCTCGAAACCCAGAAGACCGACGGAACCGGCGGCGCGGCTCCGCCCGTGGCTCCGGCCAAGCCGTAG
- a CDS encoding response regulator transcription factor, whose amino-acid sequence MSERTKILLIEDHPIVRDGCLRILARRPDFEPFEASSAQAGLDANRALRPAVIILDLELPDQGGLEVIPELLRDNPGTRIVIFTMYEAASFVTRALERGARGYVTKNDDPNAILQAIDKALAGAVYLGQSVAQNLALANFEPVEDPLRVLSEREKQVVTLLGEGKNLSEISAALAIGYKTAANIVSAVKQKLGIGTSPALIKFAVELRGRG is encoded by the coding sequence ATGAGCGAACGCACCAAAATTCTCCTCATCGAGGATCATCCGATCGTCCGGGACGGCTGCCTGCGCATCCTGGCGCGGAGGCCGGATTTCGAGCCTTTCGAGGCGAGCTCCGCGCAGGCGGGCCTTGACGCCAACCGCGCCCTGCGGCCCGCGGTCATCATTCTCGATCTCGAACTGCCCGACCAGGGCGGCCTTGAGGTCATTCCGGAGCTGCTGCGGGACAATCCCGGAACCCGCATCGTGATTTTCACGATGTATGAGGCGGCGAGCTTCGTCACGCGAGCGCTGGAGCGCGGCGCGCGCGGCTATGTGACCAAGAACGACGATCCAAACGCGATCTTGCAGGCGATCGACAAGGCGCTCGCCGGCGCCGTCTATCTTGGTCAGTCGGTCGCGCAAAATCTTGCGCTGGCCAATTTCGAACCGGTGGAAGACCCGCTGCGCGTCCTGAGCGAAAGGGAAAAGCAGGTGGTGACCCTGCTGGGCGAGGGCAAGAATCTGTCCGAGATTTCCGCGGCTTTAGCGATTGGCTACAAGACGGCGGCGAATATCGTCTCGGCGGTGAAACAGAAGCTCGGCATCGGCACCAGCCCGGCGCTGATCAAATTTGCGGTGGAGCTGCGGGGCCGCGGCTGA